The Candidatus Omnitrophota bacterium nucleotide sequence GAGATCATGCCGCCGTAAGTATCGACTATTATCTTTCTTCCGGTCATACCGGTATCGGATTGGGGGCCGCCTATCACAAATTTACCCGTCGCGTTCACAAAGAACTTTGTATTTTTATCCATATAATCTTTTAGAATCGGTTTCGCCACTTTGTCTATTACTTCTTGCCTTGCATCGCTCGACATCATGTCTTTTTTCTTATCCAGGACATCCTCGGTGTGCTGGCAGGCAAGGATAACATCCGTAACGCGCTGGGGTTTTCCGTGGGCGTATTCCACCGTGACCTGAGATTTGCCATCGGGCCCAAGATATTTCAAAATGCCTTTCTTCCTTACTTCTGCCAGGCGCTTTGTCAGTTTATGCGCAAGCATAATAGGAAGCGGCATCAACTCTTTCGTCTCGCGGCATGCGTAACCCATCATCATGCCTTGATCGCCCGCCCCGCCCTTGTCCACTCCTTTTGCTATATCAGGCGACTGGGTATGTATGGCGTTCAGTATCGCGCAGGTGTGATAATCAAAGCCATATTTTGGGTGCGTATAACCTATGTCTTTTAAAAGATTTCTGCACAGGTTATGCATATCTACGTAAGCGCTTGTGGTTATTTCACCACCTACGATTATAAGGCCCATAGTTACGTAGGTCTCGCAGGCAACCCTCCCCACCTCGTCCTGGCTTAGCACACTATCTAAAACAGCATCCGAAATCTGATCGCAAACTTTATCAGGGTGCCCCTCCGTCACACTTTCCGATGTGAACAAAAACTTGCTCTTTGACTGTATCATTATATCTGCCTCCCTTTATAACTGTCCTTTATGCTCTCATAGGTATGCTTATCTCCTATGTCATACCATTCCTCGTTAAAAGTAAATCCATACACATTCTCTTTTTTGACCAGCCAGCTTATGTAATTACCGGGCGCATCGCTATGTTTTGACTGCTCCAGGTATTTAGATACCATGGATAATTTATTTTTGGGAAAATAATAGACGCATATTGCTACGAGCGTAGATTCGGGCTTTGCGGGTTTTTCTGTAAAGTGCAATATTTTATTATCATTGTCTATCGTAACTATCCCGAATTTCTTCGCTTCCTCAAGTGAGTTTATGTCGTGAAGAGCAACACTGCAGTTTGGCGAATATTTTCTGGAAAAATTTACGAAATCCAAAAGATTAAAAGCAAAAAGATTATCTCCTGCCACTATCACAAGGTCATCATCTATTTTTGTTTCTTTAATGACAAGTTCTATATCGCCTATCGCCCCCAGCCTCTCTTCGTTGGTAAGGGTTTTGTCGTTTACAATGGTTATCTTCTTTTTACAGCCGTAATCGGACGCCCATGTCTTAAAATTCTTATAGAACCTGTGGTTCGTCACCACATAAATCTCGTCAAGTTCCGCCATCTTCTCTAATTGTTCCACCGTATAATTTATTATCGGCTTATCTTTTATGGGTAAGAGCGGCTTCGGCATGCCGATAGTCAAAGGATAGAGTCTTGTCGCATAACCCGCAGCTAGTATAAGCGCTTTCATAATATTCCTTTTTTAATATTTGTCGTTATAGATTACCAGGTCCGGCAAGAGCTCCTTAAGTCTCTGTCTCGCGAAGTCTTCCACTTCCCTGCCGGTATTAAGCGTAAGCGCCTTTATCGCTATCTTTTTGGCGTCTGAAAATTTTACGCTCCTTATGATCTTTTTTATCTCAGGTAGAAGTATGGGCGAAGTACTAAATTCGTCTAGCCCGAGGCCCACCAATATTATTGTCAGTGCCGGATCGCCGGCCATCTCCCCGCACATGCCGACCCATATGTTCTCTTTGTGGCCGTTATTTATAACATTTTTAATAAGGCGGAGTACTGCCGGATGCGCCGGCTCGTAGAGATACGCTATCTTTTCATTTACCCTGTCTACGGCGAGGGCATATTGTATAAGGTCGTTCGTCCCTATGGAGAAAAATTTCACTTCTTTGGCCAAAATATCGCTTGTAAGCGCGGCGGAAGGTATCTCTATCATGGCGCCTACCTCGATATTTTTATTGAAGGGTGTCTTTTCTTTACGCAATTCATTCTTGGATTCATCAAGAAGAGCATTGGCACCTCTCAATTCCTCAATACCCGATATCATAGGATACATTATCTTAAGATTGCCGCTTACCGATGCTCTAAGTATGGCCCGCAGCTGAACCTTGAATATATCGGGCCTCGCAAGGCAAAATCTTATCGCCCTCCAACCCATAAAAGGATTCATCTCTCGGGGTATTTCAAGCTGCGACAGAAATTTGTCTCCGCCTAAATCCATGGTCCTTATTATAACGGGCTTGGGTGAAAGCTTTTTCGCTACTTCTCTGTACGCCTTATACTGTTCGTCTTCGGATGGAAGGTCGGGCCTGTTCATGTAGAAATATTCGCTTCTGTAAAGCCCTATTCCGTTGGCACCGTGTTTTATTACTGATTGCATCTCCTCCGGCAGTTCTATATTGGCCGAAAGCTCTATCCTGCGGCCGTCAAGCGTCTCGCATGGCAGGTTTTTTAAAGATGACAGTTCTTTTTCCAGCTGTCCATACTTCTTCTTTTCGGCATTATATCTATCCAGCGTCTTTTTCTGCGGATTCACTATTATAAGACCGCGGTGGCCGTCCACAATAACGACATCGCCGTTCTGCACTATTTTGGTTATCTTTTCAAGGCCTACTACGGCGGGTATTTCCAGGGACTTTGCCATGATGGCTGTGTGTGAAGTACGGCCGCCGATATCTGTTACAAAACCTATGACGTTCTTTTTATGCATAACGGCGGTATCTGAAGGCGAAAGATCATACGCCACTATCACAACCTCTTCTTTTAGGTCCGCCAACGATATCTGTTTGGCGCCCAGAAGGTTCCTCAATATCCTTTTACCGACATCACTGATATCGCTTATGCGCTCTTTAAGATATTCGTCGTCCATCTTGGAAAAAGTATTTATATATTTTCTGAGGACATCGAGAAAGACATATTCTACACCGACCTTCTCCTTTTTCATCTTTGCTATTACTTCTTCTATAAGCATAGTATCTTCCAGGACCAAAAGATGCGCGCTGAATATTTCTCCGTGTTCGGCGCCCATGTCTTTAGATATCTTTTCTTTTATCTTGAGTATTTCGCCTCTGGTCTTTACAAGCGCGTCCTGAAGCCTGTTTATCTCATCCGGAAGATCGTCGTCTTTTATCCTCCTGCGTGAAACAGTAATATCCTCGCTGTCTACAAGATAGGCCTTGCCTACGATTATTCCAGGTGCTGCCGGTATGCCTTTTAGAATGGTCTCAGACATCTTTATCGCCTGTTTCCTCTGCTGATATCAGTTTGCCTTTTGATGAAACGTCCTTTTTTGTCTTTGGCATAATATCCCTGAAGAGAGTATCGTCGAGTTCGCCCGATAAAAACCTCTCCAGCTCATTGACAGCGGCCTCTGCGTCCAACCCTTCCGCTTTTATTAGTATTTTGCTTCCTCTGCCGGCCGCGAGCATAAGAATACCCATTATAGATTTACCGTTAACCTGCTGATTGCCGCGTTTGACTGATATTTCACAATCAAATTTATTAGCCATCTGCACAAATATTGCGGCGGGCCTTGCGTGTAAGCCCATTTTATTTTTTATTACTATCTTTCTTTCTACAACCATTTTTCTCCCGCACCCCTTCGCGTCCCCTCCCCCACAAGATTCATTATGAGGCGGGAAAGCTTGTCTGCATTGTGCCGCACATAATCTGTAGCGCTTATTATGTTGGCCCCTACGACTTGATAGCCCATCTTCTGTATCGTTTCTCTATCGGGCTCTACTATGCCGGCCCCTTCTTCCTTATATTTTTTTAGAAGGGCCTCGGGTACATTGCCCGTATTTATAATACAAGTGTTCACTATCCCCGGCGTAGAATGATTTATAAGGGCCTTCAGGTGATCGCTGGCTTTATAACCATCAGTCTCGCCCGGCTGCGTCATGACGTTGCATATATATACTTTCAGGACTTTACTCCTTGATACTTCCTGATATATGCCGCTTATAAGCAGATTTGGGATGATGCTGGTATACAAACTCCCCGGGCCCAATATTATAACGTCTGCTTCTTTCACCGCAATAAGGGCTTCTTCCGTCGCCTCGCAGTTATCGGGCTCTAAAAATACCCGCTTTATAGGATTTTTCGTTTCGGATATCTTGCTTTCTCCGGCCGTCAATTCGCCGTTTTTGTGTTCTGCCACAAGTTTTATTTTGGATAAAGTTGAAGGTATTACCTTGCCCCTTATGGCCAAGACCTTGCTTGACTGCTTTATCGCCTCTTCGAAGTCGCCCGTCACCTTTGACATGGCTGTTATAAAAAGATTCCCGAAACTGTGGCCTTTAAGATAATCGCCTTCCTCAAAGCGAAATTGGAAGAGCTTCCTCATCAATGGTTCCGCGTCCGCAAGCGCGACTAGGCAGCTTCGTATATCACCGGGAGGCAGCATATTGAATTCCTGCCTCAATCTCCCGGAAGAACCGCCGTCATCGGCTACCGTAACTATGGCTGTAATATTACTTGAGTAACTCTTTAAGCCGTGCAGAAGGACCGAGAGCCCCGTCCCTCCGCCTATGGTCACTATGTTAGAGCCGCGCTCTAGATACCTTTTTTGATATACAATATCTACCAATTCCTCTTCGCGCTGGGGCAAAAATACCGTCACTACGGATTTTACGATATTTTTTATGGCTACTATAAGGCCTATTATCCCGAAAAGGATAACAACGCTTACAGCCGCCTTATTATTAGCGTCTCTATTTATAACCATTATGACCGTTCCCATAGATATTAAGACCACGCTCAATACCACAAGAGCGGCCCATCTTTTTACACCCATACCGGGTATAAGCCACTTTAGTATTTTCATATGCGGATATTATTGTTTCTTAAGGTCTTCGTCGGTGATGACCTTGATGATATCTTTTTCTGTTTCTGCCTGTCGCAGCATGTCCCTCACGTATTTATCCTTTAAAAGACGCGATATCCTGGCCAGCGCTTTAAGATGCGGACCGGCGGACTCTTCGGGGGCCAATAACAGGAAAAACATATAAGCAGGTTCTCCGTCCAAAGATTCAAAATCTATGCCTTTTTTGGATAAACCGAAGGTTGCTACAAGAGATTTAACGTTTGCTGTCTTGCCGTGCGGTATTCCTATGCCCTGGCCTATGCCCGTAGATCCCAGCGCCTCTCTGGCCATCAGGATCTTTACTATCTCGTCTTTTCTGCCTGCTACGCCGTCGGCTTTGACCAGGAGATCTACAAGCTCTTTTATCACGCCTTCCTTGTCAGTTGCTTTGAGGTTGGCGCTGATAGCCTTTTTGTTGAGAAAATCCATTATCTTCATTTTGACCTATACTCCTTCCTTTCATAAGCTACGTTCCAAGTTTGAAACTGCGCTAAATAGACTGAACACCTTTCCTCCCCATTACGTAGGTGTTTTTATAATTTTGGTTCTTCTTCGCCGTAAGCAAACTTA carries:
- the metK gene encoding methionine adenosyltransferase; this encodes MIQSKSKFLFTSESVTEGHPDKVCDQISDAVLDSVLSQDEVGRVACETYVTMGLIIVGGEITTSAYVDMHNLCRNLLKDIGYTHPKYGFDYHTCAILNAIHTQSPDIAKGVDKGGAGDQGMMMGYACRETKELMPLPIMLAHKLTKRLAEVRKKGILKYLGPDGKSQVTVEYAHGKPQRVTDVILACQHTEDVLDKKKDMMSSDARQEVIDKVAKPILKDYMDKNTKFFVNATGKFVIGGPQSDTGMTGRKIIVDTYGGMISHGGGAFSGKDPTKVDRSAAYMCRYIAKNVVKAGLADHFLIQLAYAIGVADPVSIMVDTFGTARVSEDKLIKIIKDNFELTPHGIIAELKLHESANNRYRRTASYGHFGREEEGFTWENTDIARSLAKHIK
- a CDS encoding nucleotidyltransferase family protein; this translates as MKALILAAGYATRLYPLTIGMPKPLLPIKDKPIINYTVEQLEKMAELDEIYVVTNHRFYKNFKTWASDYGCKKKITIVNDKTLTNEERLGAIGDIELVIKETKIDDDLVIVAGDNLFAFNLLDFVNFSRKYSPNCSVALHDINSLEEAKKFGIVTIDNDNKILHFTEKPAKPESTLVAICVYYFPKNKLSMVSKYLEQSKHSDAPGNYISWLVKKENVYGFTFNEEWYDIGDKHTYESIKDSYKGRQI
- the ptsP gene encoding phosphoenolpyruvate--protein phosphotransferase produces the protein MLKGIPAAPGIIVGKAYLVDSEDITVSRRRIKDDDLPDEINRLQDALVKTRGEILKIKEKISKDMGAEHGEIFSAHLLVLEDTMLIEEVIAKMKKEKVGVEYVFLDVLRKYINTFSKMDDEYLKERISDISDVGKRILRNLLGAKQISLADLKEEVVIVAYDLSPSDTAVMHKKNVIGFVTDIGGRTSHTAIMAKSLEIPAVVGLEKITKIVQNGDVVIVDGHRGLIIVNPQKKTLDRYNAEKKKYGQLEKELSSLKNLPCETLDGRRIELSANIELPEEMQSVIKHGANGIGLYRSEYFYMNRPDLPSEDEQYKAYREVAKKLSPKPVIIRTMDLGGDKFLSQLEIPREMNPFMGWRAIRFCLARPDIFKVQLRAILRASVSGNLKIMYPMISGIEELRGANALLDESKNELRKEKTPFNKNIEVGAMIEIPSAALTSDILAKEVKFFSIGTNDLIQYALAVDRVNEKIAYLYEPAHPAVLRLIKNVINNGHKENIWVGMCGEMAGDPALTIILVGLGLDEFSTSPILLPEIKKIIRSVKFSDAKKIAIKALTLNTGREVEDFARQRLKELLPDLVIYNDKY
- a CDS encoding HPr family phosphocarrier protein codes for the protein MVVERKIVIKNKMGLHARPAAIFVQMANKFDCEISVKRGNQQVNGKSIMGILMLAAGRGSKILIKAEGLDAEAAVNELERFLSGELDDTLFRDIMPKTKKDVSSKGKLISAEETGDKDV
- a CDS encoding YvcK family protein, which gives rise to MKILKWLIPGMGVKRWAALVVLSVVLISMGTVIMVINRDANNKAAVSVVILFGIIGLIVAIKNIVKSVVTVFLPQREEELVDIVYQKRYLERGSNIVTIGGGTGLSVLLHGLKSYSSNITAIVTVADDGGSSGRLRQEFNMLPPGDIRSCLVALADAEPLMRKLFQFRFEEGDYLKGHSFGNLFITAMSKVTGDFEEAIKQSSKVLAIRGKVIPSTLSKIKLVAEHKNGELTAGESKISETKNPIKRVFLEPDNCEATEEALIAVKEADVIILGPGSLYTSIIPNLLISGIYQEVSRSKVLKVYICNVMTQPGETDGYKASDHLKALINHSTPGIVNTCIINTGNVPEALLKKYKEEGAGIVEPDRETIQKMGYQVVGANIISATDYVRHNADKLSRLIMNLVGEGTRRGAGEKWL
- a CDS encoding PTS sugar transporter subunit IIA codes for the protein MKIMDFLNKKAISANLKATDKEGVIKELVDLLVKADGVAGRKDEIVKILMAREALGSTGIGQGIGIPHGKTANVKSLVATFGLSKKGIDFESLDGEPAYMFFLLLAPEESAGPHLKALARISRLLKDKYVRDMLRQAETEKDIIKVITDEDLKKQ